One genomic region from Arthrobacter sp. FB24 encodes:
- the gcvT gene encoding glycine cleavage system aminomethyltransferase GcvT — translation MTENYTALYEEHKKLGASFTDFGGWQMPLKYSSELAEHHAVRKAAGLFDLSHMGEVWVTGPDAAAFLDYALVGKISAMSVGKAKYSLICQEDGGIIDDLIVYRRPAADAAGNGTDKFLVVPNAGNAVVVAAALAERAAKFDVVVDDASARTSLIAVQGPKAEAILLRLVPAAQHELVTGLKYYAAVEVPFLVAGATKDLLLARTGYTGEDGFEIFVDNDDAAALWQAIGAVAEEGELVPAGLACRDSLRLEAGMPLFGNELSREGNPYAAGLGPVVSLAKEGDFVGRAALEALKAGGAGATSGRKLVGLKGLGRRAGRSHYPVLKDGAVVGEVTSGQPSPTLGYPVALAYVDVEFSEVGTALDIDLRGKAEPFEVVALPFYKRQK, via the coding sequence ATGACTGAGAACTACACCGCGCTCTATGAAGAGCACAAGAAGCTCGGCGCGTCCTTCACCGATTTCGGGGGCTGGCAGATGCCCCTGAAGTACTCCTCCGAACTGGCCGAGCACCACGCCGTCCGCAAGGCCGCCGGCCTGTTCGACCTCTCCCACATGGGCGAAGTCTGGGTCACCGGCCCGGACGCCGCAGCCTTCCTGGACTACGCCCTGGTCGGCAAAATTTCCGCCATGTCCGTGGGCAAGGCCAAGTACTCGCTGATCTGCCAGGAAGACGGCGGCATCATCGACGACCTCATCGTTTACCGCCGCCCGGCGGCGGACGCCGCAGGAAACGGCACGGACAAGTTCCTGGTGGTGCCCAACGCCGGCAACGCCGTTGTGGTCGCCGCCGCCCTCGCCGAACGGGCAGCAAAGTTCGACGTCGTGGTGGACGACGCCTCCGCCCGCACCTCGCTGATCGCCGTCCAGGGTCCCAAGGCCGAAGCCATCCTGCTTCGCCTGGTTCCGGCGGCACAGCACGAGCTGGTCACCGGACTGAAGTACTACGCCGCCGTCGAAGTTCCCTTCCTGGTGGCCGGCGCCACCAAGGACCTCCTGCTGGCCCGGACCGGCTACACCGGTGAGGACGGCTTCGAGATCTTCGTGGACAACGACGACGCCGCAGCCCTGTGGCAGGCCATCGGGGCCGTCGCCGAGGAGGGCGAGCTTGTCCCCGCCGGCCTGGCATGCCGCGACTCGTTGCGCCTGGAAGCCGGAATGCCGCTCTTCGGCAACGAGCTCTCCCGCGAAGGCAACCCCTACGCAGCGGGCCTCGGTCCGGTAGTCTCACTCGCCAAGGAGGGCGACTTCGTGGGCCGCGCGGCGCTTGAAGCCCTCAAGGCCGGCGGCGCGGGCGCCACTAGCGGCCGCAAGCTGGTGGGCCTCAAGGGCCTGGGCCGGCGCGCCGGGCGCAGCCACTACCCGGTCCTCAAGGACGGCGCAGTTGTCGGCGAAGTGACCTCCGGCCAGCCGAGCCCCACGCTGGGCTACCCCGTGGCTCTGGCCTATGTCGACGTCGAATTCTCCGAGGTGGGTACCGCCCTGGACATCGACCTGCGCGGCAAGGCGGAGCCGTTCGAAGTCGTCGCACTGCCTTTCTACAAGCGCCAAAAGTAG